A stretch of the Arachis stenosperma cultivar V10309 chromosome 6, arast.V10309.gnm1.PFL2, whole genome shotgun sequence genome encodes the following:
- the LOC130935551 gene encoding uncharacterized protein LOC130935551 — translation MPGDDFSVVVLASDLAVDARPFLSHKDHEEEEDSWHDCSQYLSPDEDFSDLDQLQFLRRQGSDKNGHPILRIVGKYYPATVVSPERLKRYVLHKICSEMQEGPFCVVYMNSTVQQEDNSPGITILRWIYEELPADFKDRLQTVYFIHPGLRSRIVIATFGRFFLSGGLYWKIKYVSRLQYLWDDIKKGEIEIPEFVKSHDDVLEHRPLTDYGIEPDPFQLTGIPSSSFSFGKYEERWAGRDYVS, via the exons ATGCCTGGCGACGATTTCTCGGTGGTGGTTCTGGCGTCGGATCTCGCCGTTGACGCCAGACCCTTCTTGTCCCATAAAGaccatgaagaagaagaggacaGCTGGCACGATTGTTCCCAATACCTCTCCCCCGACGAAGACTTCTCCGATCTCGATCAGTTGCAGTTTCTCCGCCGTCAGGGCTCCGACAAGAACGGACATCCCATCCTCCGTATCGTCGGCAAGTACTACCCTG CCACGGTTGTGAGCCCAGAGCGACTGAAGAGGTATGTTCTCCACAAAATTTGCAGCGAGATGCAAGAAGGGCCCTTCTGTGTTGTATACATGAATAGCACTGTTCAACAGGAGGACAACTCCCCTGGCATAACCATCTTGAGGTGGATTTACGAAGAACTTCCTGCTGATTTTAAGGATAGGCTTCAAACCGTGTATTTTATCCACCCCGGGCTTCGTTCTAGGATAGTCATTGCTACATTTGGCCGGTTTTTCTTGAGTGGAGG ATTGTATTGGAAGATCAAGTATGTAAGCCGGCTTCAATATCTTTGGGATGATATTAAGAAAGGAGAGATTGAGATTCCGGAATTTGTAAAGAGCCATGATGATGTTCTGGAGCATAGACCACTCACAGATTACGGCATTGAGCCTGATCCTTTTCAACTCACTGGGATTCCTTCTTCCAGCTTTTCATTCGGCAAGTATGAGGAGAGATGGGCAGGAAGGGACTATGTGTCTTAG
- the LOC130933699 gene encoding protein FAR-RED ELONGATED HYPOCOTYL 3-like codes for MWVTEQNRGQRVKSFGRYSCAQGKESEIGTHAAGREENGSSTDHTVRGFMRSHRAVKEGDLHQINSMKKARLRVPTIFRAFANQSGRFETVGFEIKDIYNAIEKQRRASVTDIEATLKFLEPSRTTDCGIFWKYSLDGEKRLENLFWCDGTSPYDYSVFGDVLGFDTTYGRKKYKCPLVIFSGVDYHMRTVVFGCTILSNESEESYVWLLRSFFLRQ; via the exons ATGTGGGTCACAGAACAAAATAGGGGACAGAGGGTGAAATCATTTGGCAGATATTCGTGTGCTCAAGGGAAGGAGAGCGAGATAGGAACACATGCAGCAGGGAGAGAGGAAAATGGATCCTCGACTGATCACACGGTGCGG GGGTTTATGCGATCACACAGAGCAGTCAAGGAAGGTGATTTGCACCAAATCAATTCAATGAAGAAAGCTAGGTTACGAGTGCCAACGATATTCCGAGCCTTTGCCAATCAGTCAGGGAGATTCGAGACTGTTGGGTTTGAGATAAAGGACATCTATAAtgcaatagaaaagcaaaggcGGGCAAGCGTGACAGATATTGAGGCCACGTTGAAGTTCTTGGAACCTTCAAGGACTACCGATTGTGGAATATTCTGGAAGTACTCTCTAGATGGTGAGAAAAGGCTGGAAAATCTCTTTTGGTGCGATGGTACTAGTCCTTATGACTACAGTGTGTTCGGGGATGTCCTGGGATTTGACACAACGTACGGTCGTAAAAAATACAAGTGCCCGTTGGTAATATTCTCAGGGGTGGACTATCATATGAGGACGGTAGTGTTTGGTTGCACCATCTTGAGCAATGAGAGTGAAGAAAGCTATGTGTGGTTGTTGCGGTCATTTTTCTTGAGGCAATGA